A section of the Microbacterium sp. MM2322 genome encodes:
- a CDS encoding glycosyltransferase family 4 protein: MASGGGAGAVVFYPADRDLSAWCERHAAGSAPDRWPYGLDRLDAHLPRVTAKNFPPASPVTRVARRLAAVVPPMRRAGRPAGVTWDENAGSLLSTTNGLSARYSGVVWLTDSVARRGAAPFRTMRRAMRRMDGLWVLSDAQVAPLADFLGPGAPPVHYVRFGVDHDFFRPAPYPERPLVVSVGGDRDRDPETMLRAMATVRRARPDVDIVVQSKTTLAPPAGVTVIPYLTHVELRGLYARASVVVLATRPNLHVSGMTVGLEAMATGRPLVITRTPGMDDYFGGTSAAHLVDVGDADALGRETLALLEDPESAAAEGGLARAHVEAGFTTAHLAARIAGVIAGR; encoded by the coding sequence GTGGCTTCGGGGGGCGGTGCGGGCGCGGTGGTGTTCTACCCCGCGGACCGTGATCTCAGCGCGTGGTGCGAGCGACATGCCGCCGGATCCGCACCCGACCGCTGGCCCTACGGACTGGATCGGCTCGATGCGCACCTCCCGCGGGTCACCGCGAAGAACTTCCCGCCCGCCTCACCCGTCACGCGCGTCGCACGGCGTCTGGCCGCCGTCGTGCCGCCGATGCGACGTGCCGGGCGCCCGGCGGGCGTCACCTGGGACGAGAACGCGGGCTCCCTCTTGTCGACCACGAACGGCCTGAGCGCCCGGTACTCCGGAGTCGTCTGGCTGACCGACAGCGTCGCGCGGCGCGGCGCGGCACCGTTTCGCACCATGCGACGGGCGATGCGGCGAATGGATGGGCTCTGGGTGCTCTCCGACGCGCAGGTGGCGCCGCTCGCCGACTTCCTCGGCCCCGGCGCCCCGCCCGTGCACTACGTGCGATTCGGCGTCGACCACGACTTCTTCCGGCCGGCCCCGTACCCGGAACGTCCGCTCGTCGTCAGCGTGGGCGGCGATCGCGACCGCGATCCGGAGACCATGCTCCGAGCGATGGCGACCGTGCGGCGCGCTCGCCCCGACGTCGACATCGTGGTGCAGAGCAAGACCACCCTGGCCCCGCCCGCCGGCGTCACCGTCATCCCCTATCTCACGCACGTGGAGCTGCGAGGCCTCTACGCACGGGCTTCGGTCGTCGTCCTCGCCACCCGACCGAATCTCCACGTCTCGGGCATGACCGTCGGCCTCGAGGCGATGGCGACGGGGCGCCCCCTCGTGATCACGAGGACGCCCGGGATGGACGACTATTTCGGCGGCACGTCTGCTGCCCACCTGGTCGATGTCGGGGACGCAGACGCCCTCGGGCGCGAGACCCTGGCACTGCTCGAAGACCCGGAGTCCGCCGCCGCCGAGGGCGGGCTCGCGCGCGCGCACGTCGAAGCCGGATTCACGACCGCGCACCTGGCAGCCCGGATCGCCGGAGTCATCGCGGGGCGGTAG
- a CDS encoding glycosyltransferase family 4 protein, with amino-acid sequence MSVVAAETRVVQLYEVVRSAHLERAVAMEPRPVILYRRTRYDFDPALARTAHAERRSLWASVVFALTVDIDVIEVNEPLSGDSSLPSVVFIAAARLRAAARRRPRPRVVSYAIENLDPATMVRNLPFTARWRHRLRHLPTPLLWRSLDRIAYGTRDAQGVYARTFGTRVRQPVSALIEALPAPVGDADASRDHVILFLGDLSERKGFPDVVAVWPEVRQAAPHARLLVIGRGAGTDTAHALADVDENVTVLIDPPREEIARRLRSAKVLVLPSRRRPLWREQVGLPIVEGLANGCLVVTTTETGLAEWLSRHGHGVLPEAEVPSRLGAALVAAVTSPRSPAEVQADLPPTDGRQAAQEWMTTAPR; translated from the coding sequence ATGAGTGTGGTCGCTGCCGAGACGCGTGTCGTCCAGCTCTATGAGGTGGTGAGAAGCGCTCACCTGGAGCGGGCCGTGGCGATGGAGCCGCGGCCCGTCATCCTCTACCGCCGCACCCGGTACGACTTCGATCCGGCTCTGGCCAGGACGGCGCACGCGGAGCGTCGCAGCCTCTGGGCATCCGTGGTCTTCGCGCTCACGGTCGACATCGACGTGATCGAGGTGAACGAGCCGCTCTCGGGTGATTCGTCGCTCCCGAGCGTCGTCTTCATCGCGGCGGCGCGGCTGCGGGCCGCGGCGCGCCGGCGACCTCGACCGCGGGTGGTCTCGTACGCGATCGAGAATCTCGATCCGGCGACCATGGTGCGAAACCTCCCCTTCACTGCGCGCTGGCGGCACCGGCTGCGACATCTCCCGACCCCGCTGCTCTGGCGATCGCTCGACCGGATCGCCTACGGCACCCGCGACGCTCAGGGCGTGTACGCGCGAACGTTCGGCACCCGGGTGCGCCAGCCGGTCAGTGCGCTGATCGAAGCGCTCCCCGCACCGGTCGGCGACGCGGATGCCTCCCGGGACCACGTCATCCTGTTCCTGGGCGACCTGTCGGAGCGCAAAGGCTTCCCCGACGTCGTGGCGGTGTGGCCCGAGGTGCGGCAGGCGGCTCCGCACGCGCGCTTGTTGGTGATCGGACGCGGGGCGGGCACCGATACGGCCCACGCCCTCGCGGACGTCGACGAGAACGTCACCGTCCTGATCGATCCTCCCCGCGAGGAGATCGCGCGCCGGCTCCGGTCCGCCAAGGTGCTGGTCCTCCCGTCGCGCCGCCGGCCGCTGTGGCGGGAGCAGGTCGGTCTGCCTATCGTCGAGGGTCTGGCGAACGGATGCCTGGTCGTGACGACCACCGAGACCGGACTCGCGGAGTGGCTCTCGCGTCATGGCCACGGGGTGCTGCCCGAGGCGGAGGTGCCGAGCCGTCTGGGTGCGGCGCTCGTCGCCGCGGTGACCAGCCCTCGCTCGCCCGCCGAGGTGCAGGCTGACCTCCCGCCGACGGATGGGCGGCAGGCCGCGCAGGAGTGGATGACTACCGCCCCGCGATGA
- a CDS encoding PKD domain-containing protein: protein MLIATVVAAGLALGVVPEAAMAADPPATAAAPALPETVSADSLPTVQIDGGVVWSQVIVGNTVYAAGQFSNARPAGAAPGTSLTARGNILAYNLTTGALITSFAPTFNNRINELAASPDGTKLYVTGSFTQVNGQSRQRFAVLDIPSGSLVAGTVGLNNIGKSIYATSGGVFIGGYFTSVASQPRQRIVKLNAAGTAVQPFAVPVDNGQVQSIVVNAPGDRVALSGNFTSVGGSDTPGFGLYLADAATGVGLPLPANTQVRNAGEAAGFMSLATDGTKFYGSGWHYGGTGNVEGTFAVTWTDGAIAWIEDCHGDTYDIAIVGEIAYSASHKHYCGNSGGFPQTDPWSFYHSTAWTVDARGTNTADIYGYPDHPGTPRPELLNWFPQTTPGTFTGTSQAVWTVTGNSNYVIYGGEFPSVNGARQQGLVRYAVRSIAPNLQGPRMSGDAWKFSAKSFAAGQVRVKFPTNWDRDDTTLTYRVYRDSESSTPIAEKTISTVFWKPLTETVTDTGLPAGSSHRYRVVASDSNGNVAKSSWVTVTVSDAVLSDYANEVLADDAANFWRLSDTDATTAGDWAGTSDLPISGTVDSSAGAIVSDADTAKTFSNGAYGATSTAIEGPNTFTVESWVKTTSTSGGKIIGFGNTSSGNSGNYDRHVYMDNDGRIWFGVHPGGVRTVNSSAGYNDGQWHHIVATLSADGMKLYLDGKRVAQRADATAGQGYSGYWRIGGDSIGGWPNQPSSNFLTGTIDEVAVYGEALTLAEVQTHYRESGRTLDVPAAPTDAYGALVYNAQPDLYWRYGETSGTTVADSGTSGYAGAIAGTVTRNVPGAISGTTDPAISLSGASNVYSVAQFGTPSAFTLETWFKTTSSQGGKVIGFGSAQSGTSGSYDRHVFMRDNGQLVFGTWTGQENTITSPNPYNNGQWHHVVATQGPGGMAMYVDGVRVGTHPQTSAQAYSGYWRVGGDTTWGSSSPFLTGSYDETAIYSRALTATEASQHYGAGSTGQAPNIAPTAQVTSSLDHLDASFQGSASSDPDGTIVSYAWEFGDGATSTAVNPTHRYASSGDYTVKLTVTDDDGASNTAQVPVSVVANVSPTAQAGWSAVGLDAAFTSSGSTDSDGSIAAFAWNFGDGQTASTPSPSHRYAEAGSYTVTLTVTDDDGATATRSLDVVVAAPTNAAPTAAFTPTVTGMSVSVTGAASSDTDGTIASYAWNFGDGGTATGATATHAYTEAGEYTITLTVTDDDGATDTETASVTVQAPSASTPLLLDEFARTTASGWGTADIGGAWSLRTTASRYSVSGGSGNLILPKGATVYADATSVNADRVRVDATFSVDKLAEGTYVAVIGRQVGADYYVLRVRISADGTARLFVLRNNSVAIGSSFTLPFTIQADQKYHAMFEVAGTSPTSLKAKVWAASATEPTWQREATDATAALQASGRIGVFGFLPAAATNDPVTVSFDRIVAMNPDAVAPPTGNAAPTAAFTQTKTGLTTEVNGTGSTDTDGNIVSYAWQFGDPAGSTATGATASHTYTSAGTYTVRLTVTDDDGATATVTHDVTVAAPAGNAPPTAEFTRTPTGLTVAVDGGASTDSDGTIASYAWQFGDPATGTATGATASYTYQAGGTYTITLTVVDDDGATATKTQEVTVATPPTGGALFADAFARTSTAGWGTPDTGAAWTTRGAASRFAVTGGVGTMSVGAGTSLFADTPIIDSTSTTLSGTFTVDKINEGMYVGIIARRVGTTQWLVRARIAADGSVKLNVLRGDSTSVGAAVTGTGLTIAAGQKYRFEVDTRTTTTTAISAKIWSASDTEPTAWQIERTDATAALQGAGSAGVYGYLPSAAANVPATLAFDDLEITAAP, encoded by the coding sequence ATGCTGATCGCGACTGTCGTCGCGGCAGGACTTGCGCTCGGAGTCGTGCCGGAGGCCGCGATGGCGGCGGATCCGCCGGCAACCGCCGCGGCGCCCGCGCTTCCCGAGACGGTGTCCGCCGACTCGCTGCCGACCGTCCAGATCGACGGGGGCGTCGTCTGGTCTCAGGTCATCGTGGGCAACACGGTCTATGCGGCGGGTCAGTTCTCGAATGCACGGCCAGCCGGCGCCGCACCGGGGACCAGCCTCACGGCGCGCGGCAACATCCTCGCCTACAACCTGACCACGGGCGCCCTGATCACCTCGTTCGCGCCGACGTTCAACAACCGGATCAACGAGCTCGCGGCCTCGCCGGACGGGACGAAGTTGTATGTCACCGGCTCGTTCACTCAGGTCAACGGCCAGAGCCGTCAGCGCTTCGCCGTCCTCGACATCCCGAGCGGCAGCCTCGTCGCGGGAACCGTGGGGCTGAACAACATCGGCAAGTCGATCTACGCGACCTCCGGCGGTGTCTTCATCGGGGGCTATTTCACCTCCGTCGCCAGCCAGCCTCGGCAGCGCATCGTGAAGCTGAACGCGGCCGGCACCGCCGTGCAGCCCTTCGCCGTCCCCGTCGACAACGGGCAGGTGCAGAGCATCGTGGTCAACGCCCCCGGCGACCGTGTGGCGCTGTCGGGCAACTTCACCTCCGTCGGCGGCAGTGACACTCCCGGATTCGGGCTCTACCTCGCCGATGCCGCAACCGGTGTGGGGTTGCCGCTGCCCGCGAACACCCAGGTGCGCAACGCCGGCGAAGCTGCCGGGTTCATGAGCCTGGCCACCGACGGGACGAAGTTCTACGGATCCGGCTGGCACTACGGCGGGACCGGAAACGTCGAGGGCACCTTCGCCGTGACCTGGACAGATGGTGCGATCGCCTGGATCGAGGATTGCCACGGCGACACGTACGACATCGCCATCGTCGGCGAGATCGCATATTCCGCGAGCCACAAGCACTACTGCGGCAACAGCGGCGGATTTCCGCAGACCGACCCGTGGAGCTTCTATCACTCCACCGCGTGGACGGTCGATGCCCGCGGGACGAACACGGCCGACATCTACGGGTACCCGGACCACCCGGGAACCCCTCGCCCCGAGTTGCTGAACTGGTTCCCGCAGACGACGCCCGGAACCTTCACCGGTACCAGCCAGGCGGTGTGGACGGTGACGGGAAACTCGAACTACGTCATCTACGGCGGAGAGTTCCCCAGCGTGAACGGCGCCAGGCAGCAGGGCCTCGTGCGCTATGCCGTCCGCTCGATCGCGCCGAACCTGCAGGGTCCCCGTATGTCGGGTGACGCGTGGAAGTTCTCGGCGAAGTCCTTCGCGGCGGGGCAGGTGCGCGTGAAGTTCCCGACCAACTGGGACCGCGATGACACGACGCTGACGTACCGCGTGTATCGCGACTCGGAATCGTCGACACCCATCGCCGAGAAGACCATCTCGACCGTCTTCTGGAAGCCGCTGACCGAGACCGTCACCGATACCGGGCTCCCCGCGGGCAGTTCGCACAGGTACCGCGTGGTCGCGTCGGATTCGAACGGTAACGTTGCGAAGTCCAGTTGGGTCACCGTGACGGTGTCGGATGCCGTCCTCAGCGACTATGCCAACGAAGTGCTCGCAGACGATGCGGCAAACTTCTGGCGTCTCTCCGACACCGACGCGACGACAGCCGGGGACTGGGCGGGGACGTCCGACCTCCCTATCAGCGGCACGGTGGACTCGTCCGCAGGTGCGATCGTGTCGGATGCCGACACCGCCAAGACCTTCTCGAACGGTGCCTACGGGGCAACGTCGACCGCCATCGAAGGTCCGAACACGTTCACGGTCGAGAGCTGGGTGAAGACGACGTCGACCTCCGGCGGAAAGATCATCGGCTTCGGCAACACCTCGTCCGGGAACTCCGGCAACTACGACCGCCACGTGTACATGGACAACGACGGTCGGATCTGGTTCGGCGTCCACCCTGGGGGCGTGCGCACCGTCAACTCCAGCGCGGGGTACAACGACGGCCAGTGGCACCACATCGTGGCGACGTTGAGCGCGGACGGGATGAAGCTGTACCTCGACGGCAAGCGCGTCGCGCAACGCGCCGACGCCACGGCGGGTCAGGGCTACAGCGGATACTGGCGAATCGGCGGCGACAGCATCGGCGGATGGCCGAATCAGCCCTCCTCGAACTTCCTGACCGGAACCATCGACGAGGTCGCCGTGTACGGCGAAGCGCTCACATTGGCGGAGGTGCAGACGCACTATCGCGAGTCGGGCCGGACGCTCGACGTGCCCGCCGCGCCGACAGACGCGTACGGCGCGCTCGTCTACAACGCGCAGCCGGATCTCTACTGGCGCTACGGCGAGACGTCCGGCACCACCGTGGCCGACAGCGGCACTTCCGGCTATGCGGGAGCGATCGCCGGCACGGTGACGCGCAACGTGCCGGGAGCCATCTCGGGGACGACGGATCCCGCGATCTCGCTCTCCGGGGCGTCGAACGTCTACTCCGTGGCGCAGTTCGGAACACCGAGTGCCTTCACCCTGGAGACCTGGTTCAAGACCACGTCGTCGCAGGGCGGGAAGGTCATCGGGTTCGGAAGCGCCCAGTCCGGGACGTCGGGGAGCTACGACCGGCATGTCTTCATGCGGGACAACGGCCAGCTCGTGTTCGGTACGTGGACCGGTCAGGAGAACACGATCACGTCGCCGAACCCCTATAACAACGGGCAGTGGCACCACGTGGTCGCCACCCAAGGACCCGGCGGCATGGCGATGTACGTCGACGGAGTCCGGGTGGGCACTCATCCGCAGACCTCCGCTCAGGCCTACAGCGGCTACTGGCGGGTCGGCGGTGATACCACATGGGGCTCGTCATCTCCCTTCCTCACCGGAAGCTACGACGAGACGGCGATCTACAGCCGAGCGCTCACCGCCACCGAGGCATCGCAGCACTACGGCGCCGGCTCCACGGGCCAGGCACCGAACATCGCGCCGACCGCACAGGTGACCTCTTCGCTCGATCACCTCGACGCCTCCTTCCAAGGCTCGGCGTCGTCGGATCCCGACGGGACGATCGTGTCCTACGCGTGGGAGTTCGGCGATGGGGCAACGTCGACGGCGGTCAATCCGACGCATCGCTACGCCTCGAGCGGCGACTACACCGTGAAGCTGACGGTCACGGACGACGACGGCGCATCGAATACCGCGCAGGTGCCGGTCTCCGTCGTGGCCAACGTGTCGCCGACCGCACAGGCGGGGTGGAGCGCGGTCGGCCTCGATGCGGCGTTCACGTCGTCGGGCTCGACCGACTCGGACGGCTCGATTGCGGCGTTTGCGTGGAACTTCGGCGATGGGCAGACGGCCTCCACGCCGTCACCGAGCCACAGATACGCCGAGGCGGGGTCGTACACGGTCACGTTGACGGTCACCGACGATGACGGTGCGACCGCGACGAGATCGTTGGACGTCGTCGTCGCCGCCCCGACGAACGCCGCGCCGACGGCGGCGTTCACCCCGACGGTGACCGGCATGTCCGTCTCCGTCACGGGTGCGGCCTCGTCCGACACGGACGGAACGATCGCCTCCTACGCGTGGAACTTCGGCGATGGCGGCACGGCCACCGGCGCCACGGCGACGCACGCCTACACGGAGGCCGGCGAGTACACGATCACGCTCACCGTGACCGATGACGATGGGGCCACCGATACCGAAACCGCCAGCGTCACCGTCCAGGCACCGTCGGCATCGACGCCGTTGCTCCTCGACGAGTTCGCGCGGACCACGGCGTCGGGGTGGGGAACCGCCGACATCGGCGGAGCCTGGTCGCTGCGTACGACGGCGAGCCGCTACTCGGTCTCGGGTGGCAGCGGAAACCTCATCCTGCCGAAGGGCGCGACCGTCTATGCGGACGCCACCTCCGTGAACGCCGACCGGGTGCGCGTGGACGCGACCTTCTCGGTCGACAAGCTCGCTGAGGGAACCTATGTTGCGGTCATCGGACGTCAGGTCGGCGCCGATTACTACGTGCTCCGGGTGAGGATCAGTGCCGACGGAACAGCGCGCCTGTTCGTCTTGCGCAACAACTCCGTCGCGATCGGCTCGTCGTTCACGCTGCCCTTCACGATCCAGGCTGATCAGAAGTACCACGCCATGTTCGAGGTGGCCGGCACCTCTCCGACGTCACTGAAGGCGAAGGTGTGGGCCGCGAGCGCCACCGAGCCGACATGGCAGCGGGAGGCAACCGATGCGACGGCTGCCCTGCAGGCATCCGGTCGAATCGGAGTCTTCGGCTTCCTTCCCGCCGCCGCGACGAACGATCCCGTGACGGTGTCGTTCGATCGCATCGTCGCGATGAATCCGGATGCGGTTGCTCCGCCCACGGGCAATGCGGCACCGACCGCGGCGTTCACGCAGACGAAGACCGGCTTGACGACCGAGGTGAACGGCACCGGGTCGACGGACACGGACGGGAACATCGTGTCGTACGCCTGGCAGTTCGGTGACCCTGCGGGCAGTACAGCCACCGGCGCCACCGCTTCGCACACGTACACGAGCGCCGGGACGTACACCGTGCGGCTCACGGTGACCGACGACGACGGCGCGACTGCCACTGTCACGCACGATGTGACGGTGGCGGCTCCCGCCGGCAACGCACCGCCGACAGCGGAGTTCACGCGGACGCCGACCGGGCTCACCGTCGCCGTCGACGGGGGAGCCTCGACCGACTCCGACGGGACCATCGCGTCGTACGCCTGGCAGTTCGGCGATCCGGCGACCGGAACGGCGACCGGCGCGACCGCGTCGTACACCTACCAGGCCGGCGGTACGTACACGATCACCCTCACCGTGGTCGACGACGATGGAGCGACGGCGACGAAGACGCAGGAGGTCACGGTGGCGACGCCGCCGACCGGCGGCGCGCTCTTCGCCGACGCGTTCGCGCGAACGTCGACCGCGGGCTGGGGGACGCCCGACACGGGTGCCGCATGGACGACTCGGGGTGCGGCGAGCCGCTTCGCCGTCACCGGCGGGGTGGGGACGATGTCGGTGGGGGCGGGAACGTCGCTGTTCGCAGACACCCCGATCATCGACAGCACCTCGACGACCCTCAGCGGGACGTTCACGGTCGACAAGATCAACGAGGGGATGTACGTCGGGATCATCGCCCGCAGAGTCGGAACGACGCAGTGGTTGGTCCGCGCGCGGATCGCCGCGGACGGAAGCGTGAAGCTCAATGTCCTCCGCGGCGACAGTACGTCGGTCGGCGCGGCCGTCACCGGCACGGGCCTGACGATCGCAGCGGGGCAGAAGTACCGATTCGAGGTCGACACCAGGACGACGACCACCACGGCGATCTCGGCGAAGATCTGGAGCGCTTCGGACACCGAGCCGACCGCCTGGCAGATCGAGCGGACGGATGCGACCGCCGCGCTGCAGGGTGCGGGATCAGCGGGTGTCTACGGCTACCTTCCCAGTGCGGCGGCGAACGTGCCCGCGACGCTGGCGTTCGACGATCTCGAGATCACGGCCGCCCCGTGA
- a CDS encoding DUF4352 domain-containing protein, with protein MSFGEDGTILGEDEVSMKDDEAFAQDQDEFEKLLNERHRRVSGKTITALVVAGVVVVGVALAWGLSGLGNSAAAEGAPGASASPSAADPDPGPAPSDPATPRASDETPAPRASDETPTPGPDEPEEASPDARETLPPVALGAPVSVEGGPTVSVSSVESVEGQAVLPGEVSGPAVRVTVRVENDSDETIDLTTAVVTLYAGESNLQASPITKPAGKAFPADVAPGEIAEGAFVFELPENERADVRVEVDLSVSDPLVAFSGDIE; from the coding sequence ATGTCCTTTGGGGAGGACGGCACGATCTTGGGGGAGGACGAAGTCAGCATGAAGGACGACGAAGCGTTCGCGCAGGACCAGGACGAGTTCGAGAAGCTGCTGAATGAGCGGCATCGACGTGTCTCCGGCAAGACCATCACGGCGCTCGTGGTGGCGGGAGTCGTGGTCGTCGGTGTCGCGCTCGCCTGGGGCCTCAGCGGCCTAGGGAACTCGGCGGCAGCGGAAGGCGCCCCGGGCGCCAGCGCATCGCCGTCGGCGGCCGATCCGGATCCAGGCCCGGCGCCGAGTGATCCGGCCACGCCGCGCGCCTCGGACGAGACGCCCGCGCCGCGCGCCTCGGACGAGACGCCTACGCCGGGCCCGGACGAGCCGGAGGAAGCGAGTCCGGACGCGCGCGAGACGCTGCCGCCGGTCGCCTTGGGCGCGCCGGTTTCGGTGGAAGGCGGACCGACTGTCTCGGTGAGCTCCGTCGAGAGCGTCGAGGGGCAGGCGGTCCTCCCTGGTGAGGTCAGCGGCCCCGCCGTCCGTGTGACGGTCCGAGTGGAGAACGATTCGGACGAGACAATCGACCTGACCACCGCCGTGGTGACGCTGTACGCGGGCGAATCGAACCTTCAGGCGAGCCCGATCACCAAGCCGGCGGGAAAGGCGTTCCCCGCCGACGTGGCGCCGGGCGAGATCGCCGAAGGCGCCTTCGTCTTCGAGCTCCCGGAGAACGAGCGCGCCGACGTGCGCGTCGAGGTCGACCTGTCGGTTTCCGACCCGCTGGTCGCCTTCTCAGGCGACATCGAGTGA
- a CDS encoding glycosyltransferase family 2 protein has product MSTDGGAWAIVVVNYGSSALLEANLAATAAEAKPDIVVVVDNPTTEAERERVRELAGRENWTLVEPSVNTGFGGGVNLGVAAALERGATGLLLLNPDARIGADSVDRLRAATAGESLALCAPRIVTPSGTIWFAGADVSLSDGRTRGHAARSRQRDEESWEWLTGACLWFTATLWRKTGGFDEEYFLYWEDVDFSRRVVLLGGTLRVVTDAVAVHDEGATHRSRGQSDRSKSETYYYFNIRNRMLFATRFLDDEGVRRWRTGVAASAREVILRGGRAQLLRSVAPWRAYLRGARDARRIADARPGENSRVRAATTR; this is encoded by the coding sequence GTGTCGACTGACGGCGGCGCGTGGGCCATCGTCGTGGTCAACTACGGTTCGAGCGCGCTGCTCGAAGCGAATCTTGCCGCGACCGCAGCCGAGGCCAAGCCTGACATCGTGGTCGTCGTCGACAACCCCACCACCGAGGCCGAGCGTGAGCGGGTGCGCGAACTCGCGGGGCGTGAGAACTGGACGCTCGTCGAGCCCTCCGTCAATACCGGGTTCGGCGGTGGGGTCAACCTCGGCGTGGCGGCGGCACTCGAGCGGGGCGCCACGGGCCTGCTTCTACTCAACCCCGACGCGCGCATAGGTGCGGATTCGGTGGACAGGCTCCGCGCAGCTACCGCGGGTGAGTCCCTTGCGCTCTGCGCTCCCCGGATCGTGACGCCCTCGGGAACGATCTGGTTCGCCGGTGCGGACGTGTCCCTCTCCGACGGTCGCACACGCGGTCATGCCGCGCGTTCCCGTCAGCGTGACGAGGAATCGTGGGAGTGGTTGACCGGCGCGTGCCTGTGGTTCACCGCGACCTTGTGGCGGAAGACGGGAGGCTTCGACGAGGAGTACTTCCTGTACTGGGAAGACGTCGATTTCTCACGACGAGTCGTCCTCCTCGGGGGGACCCTGCGGGTGGTGACCGATGCGGTCGCCGTGCACGACGAGGGTGCTACCCATCGGTCCCGCGGGCAGAGCGACCGCAGCAAATCGGAGACGTACTACTACTTCAACATTCGGAACCGGATGCTGTTCGCCACCCGCTTCCTCGACGACGAGGGCGTCCGCCGCTGGCGTACCGGGGTGGCGGCATCCGCTCGGGAGGTCATCCTTCGAGGAGGCCGGGCGCAGCTGCTGAGGTCCGTGGCGCCCTGGCGTGCGTATCTGCGCGGCGCGCGCGACGCGCGGCGGATCGCCGACGCACGGCCGGGGGAAAACAGCCGTGTGCGCGCCGCGACGACCCGTTAG